In Actinomycetota bacterium, the genomic window GCGGCTCCCGCCGCTCCCGAGGCCCCCGCGGCCCCCGCGGCCCCTCCGGCCGCCGCGGCCCCTCCGGCCCCCGCGGCCCCCGCCGCTCCCGAGGCCCCCGCAGCCGGCGGTCAGCCCGAGGGCAACGGCCGCGGCGGGGGTGGGAACGGTCCCAGCGACCTGACGGCCGGCCGGCTGCTCTCCCCTGTCGTTCGCCGCCTGGTCAACGAGCACGGTCTCGACCCCGAGCAGATCCCCGGCACCGGTCAGGGAGGGCGGGTCACCCGGGGCGACGTGCTGGCCTACATCGACCGCAGTGGCGGCCGGGCGGCCGCCCGCCAGGGCGCGGGCGCCAGCCAAGCGGCCCCGCCGGCCGCGTCCCCCGCCGCCACGGCCAAGCCGGTGGCCGTGCCTCGGGCCGGAGGCGACGACGAGGTCATCGCCTTCTCCAACATCCGCAAGCGCACGGCCGAGCACATGATCCGGTCCCAGGCCACGTCGGCCCACGTGCTGGTGGCCACCGAGGTCGACTTCTGGGCCGTCGACCAGGTGCGGGCGGCCCACAAGGAGCAGTTCAAGGCCCGTGAGGGCTTCTCGCTGACCTACCTGCCGTTCATCGCCCGGGCCACTATCGACGCCATCGCCGAGTTCCCCCACGTCAACGCCTCGGTGGGCGACAACCAGCTCATCGTCCACCGCCGCACCCACCTGGCCATCGCCGTCGACCTCAACTTCGAGGGCCTGATCGTGCCCGTGGTCCACGACGCCGACCAGCTCCGGCTCACGGCCCTGGCCCGCTCGATCGCCGACCTGGCCCGGCGGGCGCGGTCGCGCGAGCTGACGGCCGACGACATCTCCGGGGGCACGATCACGATCACCAACCCGGGGCCGTTCGGCACGTTCATCACGTTCCCGGTCATCAACCAGCCCCAGGTGGCTGTGCTGTCCACCGACGGCATCCGCAAGAAGCCGGTCGCCATCGAGCTACCCGACGGCAGCGACGCGGTGGCCGTCCACCCCGTGGGCGTGGTCGGGCTGTCGTTCGACCACCGGGCCTTCGACGGGGCCTACGCGTCGGCCTTCGTGGCCAGGATCAAGGACATCATCGAGACCCGCGACTGGGCCCAGGAGCTGTAGTGGCCGCCGCCGCCCGGCCGCCGCGGGCCTAGGACACCCCCGGGTGGACAGCCCCCTGCGGGTGCGCTGGCTGGGGCGCGTCCGCTTCCACGACGCCCACGGCCTGCAGCGGGCGCTGTTCGCCCATTCCCGCCATCCATACCTCCTGCTCCAGGAGCACCCCCACGTCTTCACCCTGGGCCTGCGGGGCGACCCGGCCAACGTGCTGGTGAACCCGGCGTCGGTCGGGGCCGAGTTGGTGCGCACCGACCGGGGCGGCGACGTGACCTACCACGGGCCGGGCCAGCTCGTGGGTTACCCGGTGCTGTCCTGGCCCGACGGGCCGGGGGCCACGCCCGCCTTCGTCCGGTCGGTGGAGCAGGTGGTCATCGACGCCTGCGCCGACCTCGGGCTGGGGGGGCTGGGGCGGCTCCCCGGGTTCCCGGGCGTGTGGGCCGGGCCTGACGGCCCCGCCCCCCGCAAGGTGTGTGCCGTGGGGGTGCGGCGCAGCCGGGGCCGGACCATGCACGGGTTCGCCCTCAACGTCGACCCCGACATGGCGTGGTTCGACCGCATCGTGCCGTGCGGGATCCCCGACAAGGCGGTCACCTCGATGGCCGCCGAGGGGGTGCGGGTGACGATGCGGGCGGTGGTCGAGGCCGTGAGCGCCCGAGCGGCCGAGCACTGGGGCGGGGGGCAGGCCAGCCGGGCCGATGTCGCCTGGGCGGCCGGGCCGGTCGCCGTCCCCGAGGCGCTGACGATCGGTGCCCGCAAGCCGGAGTGGCTCCGGGTGCGGGCCGACCTGGGCGACGGTTACCGCCAGCTCAAGCGCACCATGCGGGAGCTGGAACTGGTCACGGTGTGCGAGGAGGCCGGCTGTCCCAACATCTTCGAGTGCTGGAACGACGGCACGGCCACGTTCATGATCAACGGCGACCGCTGCACCCGGGCATGTGGGTTCTGCCTGGTCGACACCCGGCGCCCGTCCGGGCCCCCCGACCCTGCCGAACCGGCCCGGGTGGCCGAGGCCGTGGCCCGCATGGGCCTGGCTCACGCGGTCGTGACGGCCGTGGCCCGCGACGACCTGGCCGACGGGGGCGCGGCCCAGTTCACGGCCACCGTGGACGCGGTGCGGGCGCGCTGCCCGGGCACGGCCGTCGAGGTCCTCGTCCCGGACTGCAAGGGCGACCCCGCGGTGCTGGCCGCACTGTTCGCGGCCCGGCCCGACGTGCTCAACCACAACCTCGAGACCGTGGCCCGGCTGCAGCGGGCCGTGCGGCCCCAGGCCTCCTACGCCCGCAGCCTGGCCCTGCTGGGGCGGGCCAAGGCGGCCGGGCTGACGACCAAGTCGGGCCTCATGGTCGGCCTGGGCGAGGAACCGGCCGAAGTGGTCGAGGCCATGGCCGACCTGCGCAGCGTGGGCGTCGACATCCTCACCGTGGGCCAGTACCTGCGGCCCAGCGCCGCCCACCTGCCCGTCGCCCGCTGGTGGCACCCCCACGAGCTCGACGAGCTGAGGCGCACAGGCCAGGCCATGGGCTTCTCCCACGTCGAGGCGTCGCCCCTGGCCCGCTCCAGCTACCACGCCCGCCAGGCCAGCGAGGCCAGCCAACCCGCACCGGTTGGGCCTGTGGCCGTCCGCGGCCCGGTGGGGCGCGGCGACCCGGTGGCCGGGTGAGCGCCGACGGGCCCGGTGGCCCGGTGGGGCGCGGCCCGGTGGGGCCCGGTGGCCCGGTGAGCGCCGACGGGCCCGGTGGGCCCGTCCACGAGGCGGCGCAGCCCTGATGAGGGCGGCGGTGGCCGGCTTGGTGCTGGCCGGGCTGCTGGCCACCACGTGTGACACGAGCCTGCCCGAGGGTTACATCGCCCTCGACAGCGACAACCCGGGCGCCCTGCCCGCCCTGTCGGTCCAGCCCGAGGACGTTCCCGAGGGCTACGCCGTGGGCCTCTACCCGGGCGGCGACCAGACGGCCAACGAGGTCACGCTCAACCTGTGCGCGGCCGCCTTCCCCAGCGAGGCTTTGCGCATCGCCCGCCGCCAGGTCGGTGTGGTCGACCCCCGCCAGGAACTGGTGATGTCCACCGAGGCCGTGGCCTACCAGGACGAGGCCGCCACCGCTCAGGCCTTCGTCGAGCTGCGGGCCGCCCAGGCCGGGTGCTCCGGTGCCCTGCGCCGCCCCAGCACCGGGGAGGTGGTGGGCCTGGTGTTCGGCACGCCCCCCGACCGGGACTGGCCGGTGGTGGCCGGCGTCGAGCGGCTGGCCTTCGACTACCACGAGGTGGGCGAGACCAGCCCGCCGGCCCGCACGGTCCTCGTGTTCCTGCGCCGGGGCCGGCTCCTGCTCGGCGTCTACGTCTACCTCAAGGACGGCCGGCCCGTCCCTCCCGTACGGGGGGCCACGAGCGTCGAACAGATCGTCGAGGACTTCGCCCGTCGCCTGGCCGCCCTGCCCGCCACCGTCACCCGCTGAGGGCTGGCTTGCGCCTCGCGCCCGTAGGGCCCACCGACCACTTGACGGCGGCCCGGCGCCCGGCTTGGATTCGCGGCCCGTACCATCGGAAAGGAGCCGAGATGGCCGTTGCCGCCAACCTGGAGAAGGGCCTCACCAAGGCCTACGAGAACCACTCCCTGAGCGACCTGCTCGACGCCCCCGTCGACGCCATCGCCGGCATCAGCGAGGGAGACGCCGTCCACCTGCAGGAGGCCTTCAACATCAAGACGGTCGGTGACCTCGGGCGCAACAAGTACGTGCGCCTGGCCGTGGCCCTGGCCGACCTGGGCGGGTTCGAGGGGTAACCCTGGCGACCTACGCGGTGGCCGGGGCCGGCGGTTACGTCGGCCGGCGGCTGGTGGCCCACCTGGCCGGCCTGGGCCACCGCGTGGTCGCCATCGGTCGGCGGGCCGACCAGCTGCCCGCGGCGGCCGTGGCGCGGGCAGTCGACGTGGCCGACACGCCGGCCCTGGCCGAGGCCCTGGCCGGCTGCGACGCCGCTTACTACCTCGTCCACTCCATGGCCGGCGGCGAGGGGTTCTCCGGAAGGGACCGGGCCCTGGCCGAGTCGTTCTCCCAGGCCGCGGCGGCGGCCGGGGTGGGCCGCATCGTGTACCTCGGGGGCCTGGGCCGGGGAACGCTGTCCGAGCACCTGCGCAGCCGCCAGGAGGTGGGACGGGCCCTGGGTTCGGCGGGTGTGGGCGTGGTGGAACTGCGGGCCGCGGTGGTCATCGGGGCCGGGAGCATCTCTTTCGAACTGCTCCGCTACCTGACCGAGCGACTGCCGGTCATGGTGTGCCCCCGCTGGATCACGACCCGGGTGCAGCCCGTCGCCGAACGGGACCTGCTGGCCTACCTGGCCGCGGCCCCCGAGGTCGGGCCCGGCGTCTACGAGATCGGCTGCCCCGAAGCCACCACCTACCGCGACATGATCGCCACCTACGCCCAGGTCCGGGGCCTACGACCGCGGGTCATCGTCGACGTCCCGGTCCTCACCCCCCGCCTGTCGGCCCGCTGGGTCGACCTGGTCACGCCCGTGGACCGCCACGTCAGCCACTCGCTGATCGACAGCCTGGCCACCGAGGTGGTGGTGACCGCCCCCGGGCCGACGGCCGCCGCCTTCGGCGTGGCCCCCCTGCCCGTGGCCGAGGCCATCTCCGCCGCCCTCGACGAGCAGGCCGCCCGCATCGGCCATGGCCTGTTGTCGTTCCGTGCCGGGCTCAGCAACGGCGTCT contains:
- a CDS encoding dihydrolipoamide acetyltransferase family protein, translated to AAPAAPEAPAAPAAPPAAAAPPAPAAPAAPEAPAAGGQPEGNGRGGGGNGPSDLTAGRLLSPVVRRLVNEHGLDPEQIPGTGQGGRVTRGDVLAYIDRSGGRAAARQGAGASQAAPPAASPAATAKPVAVPRAGGDDEVIAFSNIRKRTAEHMIRSQATSAHVLVATEVDFWAVDQVRAAHKEQFKAREGFSLTYLPFIARATIDAIAEFPHVNASVGDNQLIVHRRTHLAIAVDLNFEGLIVPVVHDADQLRLTALARSIADLARRARSRELTADDISGGTITITNPGPFGTFITFPVINQPQVAVLSTDGIRKKPVAIELPDGSDAVAVHPVGVVGLSFDHRAFDGAYASAFVARIKDIIETRDWAQEL
- the lipA gene encoding lipoyl synthase; this translates as MDSPLRVRWLGRVRFHDAHGLQRALFAHSRHPYLLLQEHPHVFTLGLRGDPANVLVNPASVGAELVRTDRGGDVTYHGPGQLVGYPVLSWPDGPGATPAFVRSVEQVVIDACADLGLGGLGRLPGFPGVWAGPDGPAPRKVCAVGVRRSRGRTMHGFALNVDPDMAWFDRIVPCGIPDKAVTSMAAEGVRVTMRAVVEAVSARAAEHWGGGQASRADVAWAAGPVAVPEALTIGARKPEWLRVRADLGDGYRQLKRTMRELELVTVCEEAGCPNIFECWNDGTATFMINGDRCTRACGFCLVDTRRPSGPPDPAEPARVAEAVARMGLAHAVVTAVARDDLADGGAAQFTATVDAVRARCPGTAVEVLVPDCKGDPAVLAALFAARPDVLNHNLETVARLQRAVRPQASYARSLALLGRAKAAGLTTKSGLMVGLGEEPAEVVEAMADLRSVGVDILTVGQYLRPSAAHLPVARWWHPHELDELRRTGQAMGFSHVEASPLARSSYHARQASEASQPAPVGPVAVRGPVGRGDPVAG
- a CDS encoding DUF2867 domain-containing protein, whose protein sequence is MAGAGGYVGRRLVAHLAGLGHRVVAIGRRADQLPAAAVARAVDVADTPALAEALAGCDAAYYLVHSMAGGEGFSGRDRALAESFSQAAAAAGVGRIVYLGGLGRGTLSEHLRSRQEVGRALGSAGVGVVELRAAVVIGAGSISFELLRYLTERLPVMVCPRWITTRVQPVAERDLLAYLAAAPEVGPGVYEIGCPEATTYRDMIATYAQVRGLRPRVIVDVPVLTPRLSARWVDLVTPVDRHVSHSLIDSLATEVVVTAPGPTAAAFGVAPLPVAEAISAALDEQAARIGHGLLSFRAGLSNGVYAMRSNVSLPAGDVDGAKDDLTRCGGDLRWYGTPWAWRLRLALGGLFGERLHLQRPPRVEPGAAVDWWVVEEKTGSSLVLGTRRWFCGEAWLGYQVCGPPQARIEQVAALRPKGLLGLAYWRAVWPVHLLVFRVMGRRQARRAALLARHEPRTG